In Rutidosis leptorrhynchoides isolate AG116_Rl617_1_P2 chromosome 2, CSIRO_AGI_Rlap_v1, whole genome shotgun sequence, one genomic interval encodes:
- the LOC139890141 gene encoding probable serine/threonine-protein kinase PIX13, with product MKIAIGAAQGLAFLHNAESTTINRTFSASSVLLNENFEATLYFGSASLVRTHGVLPVVMSYAVTSRYAPPEYMTTRYSIAGQWYIESDIYAFGVMMLDMISGSHFLHDYSCTSPHSLIEWVRPILTNKTELQRIMDPWLEHGNPPKGASKAVELILSCLNDDPQNRPPMEEVLASLERIKEI from the exons ATGAAAATAGCCATTGGAGCAGCACAGGGTCTTGCTTTCTTGCACAATGCAGAGAGCACAACTATAAATAGGACTTTCAGTGCTTCAAGTGTATTATTAAATGAG AATTTTGAAGCAACGCTCTATTTTGGATCGGCATCATTAGTCCGAACCCATGGTGTGTTGCCTGTCGTAATGAGTTATGCGGTCACCAGTCGTTACGCCCCTCCTGAGTATATGACAACAA GATATTCAATTGCAGGTCAGTGGTACATTGAGAGTGATATCTATGCCTTTGGAGTAATGATGCTGGATATGATATCAGGTTCACACTTTCTTCATGATTATTCGTGCACCTCACCGCATAGTTTAATAGAGTGGGTCCGACCCATCTTAACCAACAAGACCGAATTACAAAGAATAATGGATCCATGGTTGGAACATGGCAACCCTCCAAAAGGAGCAAGCAAAGCAGTTGAACTAATCTTGAGCTGTCTTAATGACGACCCTCAAAACCGTCCTCCGATGGAAGAAGTTTTGGCTAGCTTAGAACGGATCAAAGAAATTTAG